Proteins co-encoded in one Meiothermus sp. genomic window:
- the moaC gene encoding cyclic pyranopterin monophosphate synthase MoaC translates to MGKLTHFEDGKPRMVDVSEKAATLRSATAEATVLLTPEAVEALQEGGVGKGDPLSVAQLAGIMAAKKTGDLIPLCHPLPITSAEVRLQFRPEEARVHITATVKTKAETGVEMEALTACAVAALTVYDMLKAASKGLEIASLRLLHKSGGKSGEWRREG, encoded by the coding sequence ATGGGGAAGCTCACACACTTTGAAGACGGAAAGCCGCGCATGGTGGACGTAAGCGAGAAAGCCGCCACCCTGCGCTCGGCGACTGCTGAGGCGACCGTGTTGCTTACCCCGGAGGCAGTGGAAGCCCTCCAGGAAGGTGGGGTGGGCAAAGGCGATCCCCTGAGCGTAGCCCAGCTGGCCGGGATAATGGCAGCCAAAAAAACTGGAGATCTGATTCCCCTGTGCCATCCATTGCCCATCACCAGCGCCGAAGTGCGACTGCAGTTCCGGCCAGAGGAAGCCCGCGTTCACATTACCGCCACTGTCAAGACCAAGGCCGAGACCGGGGTGGAGATGGAGGCTTTGACGGCCTGCGCGGTGGCTGCCCTCACTGTCTACGACATGCTCAAGGCGGCCAGCAAGGGCCTTGAAATTGCCAGCCTGCGCTTGCTACACAAGTCGGGGGGTAAGTCGGGAGAGTGGCGGCGGGAGGGGTAG